The genomic interval TGGAGGAGGCAGGGCGCTAACCTGCTGTGGTTCACCCATGATGCTTGTCTGAAACAGTAAGGAATATGTTTACATTGTTAAGATCATTCAACAATTTACACATTGTCGACAATGCAAAACAACCATTGAAGCAAGTTTCATATGGTCATATGTTGCATTCAACGAAGTTAagtaaaatactatattaatGTATTGGACTGCAGTTTGACAAAGGTTTGCCACTTGAAAAGTTATAGGttgcttaaaataaaatacaacgtACTAGACAATGATTATCAAGTTGCGTCCTGCGTATACACGTATAGCGATTTTTCCTTTCAAACCgccaaacattattagaacGCACCAGAATAAGCAGGCGCAGCTAGCATTAGCAGTAAGCTACATGTCGTTGTTGCTACAGTTACGCCTCATCTTAAAATTTAAGTATAAAACTAAGATGCAGATGAGACTGAGACAGCTCAACATACCTCTGAAATGTCTCTTTAGGTCAAGCAACGTTAAGGTTTTGTTGGAGGTTTATGAATACTATGTGACAGGACAGATTGCATTTAACATTAGCGGACATGGGGGATGACGAAGGTATGCGTTTACTGGCGGACATATACACGTGACCCAGTTTTGTCGTTCGGATTGGTCGGCCTGTAGATGAAGTTCTAAAGTCCTGATTGGATGCTACCATTGTCACGTGACTGTATCATTTCCAAAACGTCACTTCCAGAACATTGTTTAAACACGTTATAGCGAACCTGCATTCTAGATTACAAATAATTTAGCGAAAAATaagaatacaaattaatttaacGAATAGCTTTTGGTGTATCtcgtttattttcttttcttcaaaTGGCATAGCTTTTTTCTGTAGAAAAACTGTAGAAAGTCCTTTCTTTAGTGTTAGCAAATACATTAGCAGCCTAGCAGCCTAACTATACATTTAAATTGCACATATAAATTTCATGTGTTCATCTTGTTAAATTATTGTAGTGTAGTCATAGAAAGTGACTTATATAACACGGTGTAGTCTACTAAAGTGATTGTGTTTGTGGCGTCTGCATATGACTCTCTTGGAGTCAGGATGTGGTTTACTGAGTGCAGCAACCGGAAACCTCATTTTATCCTTTATCTGTCGCTTTGTCCTTGTAGTACTCAGTGTTTTAATATTGTTGTCACTGTCACCATGTTCCCCAGGGTGATTCTAAATGGGACAATGATTAAAAAatctcagcaaaaaaaaataacttctcCATGCAACTACAAGGAGAGATTTTTTGTCCTTGACACGGAGGCATTGAAGTATTCAGAGTGTCGCCCTGGAGTAAGTATATATACAGAGTACATATTTCATTGTTGGTTATTTGAATAATTTCAAGATTTGGACTGTAGATGAGGCTTCTTGATGATTAATTTCTGTCACATTTTTAGTGTGTATAGAAAGCAAACTTtatgttatttcagaaaaagtccATACTCAAAGGTTGCATCAAGTTATGCAGCATTAAGTGTGTGGAGACAGTGTTTTCCGATCTCCCTATTCCATGTACCTTCAAATACCCCTTTCAGGTGAGGTTCACACTTTGTCAGATCAACGCTTTGAACAGAATATTTCCTCTAAATCCAATGCAAGATAGCGTAACATTCTCAAATACCAACATCAACAGGTTTTTCATGACCATCATTTCCTCTACATTTTTGCCCCAGACAATGATTGTCGTCTGAGGTGGGTCAAAGCTATTAAAGAAGGTGAGCAGGTCTAGAATTTTATTTGCAGGCCCTTAAAGCAGAATTTTAGTCATACAAATGAATTTGTTTCTGATGTATAATGATTTGTTTGTGGTTTTGCTCTTCTTagagacaaaaaataacaagctGGTTGAAAAGTACCACCCACaattttggatggatggaaaatggagATGTTGCCAACAGTCAAATAAACTGGCAAAGGGCTGCCATGTATATGATCCACTGGGTTAcggtttgtattttgtataatttCTATTCATATAGTCTTATAGCCATGCTTAttgtaaaatgtacagtatctaTTTGTGATTGAGATAGTGCTGAATTCTGCAGAGTGCACATTTGGCTTTGATTAGATATGTGTGCAGATtgtaaatatcatatttttaatttctccTCAGCCTCTAAAAGACCCCTTCCTGGAATCCCAGGTGCAGAGGTAcccctcgttttttttttttaaataaaccaattaaaaagtattatttatagGGTGAGCAGGgcaaatataaatgttatacCTAAcatttgtttgtgacatttgcatgtttttgtatgtggtAAATAGTCGTTATTAATGGTACAGGACATGAATTTGCTACAACAGACACATTTATTGACAGTATAGTACTGACTAGAAAAATAtaagaacaaaaatataaagtgaaaatgaaaaaaaaaaaacaagataaatgtaaataaaataaataacatacacTAAAATAAACATCATGTGATTATATAATTCATGAATATGATCATTCAAAgccattttgtaatattgtcacaatttttcccattaggtaggattgcaagacGCATTGCAAAAGATGGTCATTGCATTGCAGAACTACACACCATTTAGAGACAAAGAGTTGGCACTTCAGAAAGACAAGGAGTACATCCTGATAGACAGCTCTAACCCCGAGTGGTGGAATGTACAAGATGAAAAAGGGTAAAACACAACTATTCCTATTGGGCTTGTGTAGGTAATGTTATATGTAAAACCATTTGAATTTTCTCTCTCTGTCATTAGGAGCACAGGTTTAGTGCCCAGCACACACGTAACTGAAAAGTCAGAAAAGAACTTTGAGGGATTTGAGTAAGTTGCATTTCATTTGTGTCTTTTCCATTTCTTCTAATTGTTGTTTGAGTAATTTCTGCACGGCGCATTTTCTTCCTGTTGTGCATGTCTGGGTAAAGTTAGGTGGGAAAAAACGGTGTGTCTTTTTCtaatatgtgtttttaaagaTGGTACAGCAAGAACATAACCAGAGGGGAGGCAGAAGACATACTATTCAAACaggtaaaaacaacaaagtcttGCTTTTGCTAAATGAATTTGAAAGTGAAACTGAACTAGTGGTTAGGAtgacagacatgacataacacatgCAATCACAATTGCTTCTGAGGTGTTGCATTTTCTGCAGAGCAGTTTTGCGTGCATGCGAAGAACTACAAGGAGTGCTTCTTAAATATTTCCCCTGACCCTTTCCAATTGACTAAGAAGAACAAAATGTTTTCAGTTATTAGTGTATCAACTAACCATTTCATGGTATGAGATGTGCTTGCACTTCACAAATGAGTTAACGGTTGGAAAGAGGTGAACGAGACTAAGGGGGTTAATAATTTCATAGCCACAGGACAGTATGCCAGTTTCCACACTTCTcacaacatcggtagtggaaacatggtcattacacattttttgtgggattacccgtgtataaaaatatagggtggacccactgattgtggtggaaaaaggTGATTCGCAACTCCAAACATCAGTGagtttgtaatttgcatgcatgcaagtAACACTTGCGCCGCTCCTTATATGCACACTATATAATACACAGAAACTGCTTTTGTTTTCCGTAGACCCAACACTGACTTCACATCTTAGGCAAGTTAGTTTCATGGTGATCTTGAAATGCCAGATGTTATTTTAATCAAAGACTGTGACACTGATGATGGTGGTGCTTATGATGGGACAAGTACCCTAATCATTCTATATGAACTTAGCTCTTACAAGAAAATCACCTTTTAATACTTATAAATAACATATCTAACGTGTTTaaatttttatgtgttttacattttcagGCAAAAGAGGGTGCATTCATGGTTCGAAATTCAAGACAGACAGGCGTTTACACAGTGTCAGTCTTCACCAAAGCACCAGGGTAATTtgacatttataatataattccaTCTATAATAGCTGTAAATGTAATGCAGCTCTTCAACATATTTATCTTTAGAtctaatggggaaaaaaatccatgcGTGAAACATTACCAAATCCGACAGACCGAAGAAGGAGACCGTTCTTTTTACTTGGCAGAGAAGTACCTGTTCCGCACAATTCCCGAGTTGATCTATTATCACCAACACAATGCTGCGGGTAATTGCTGTAATTTATCAGATGCAATGTTGAAACTGTTATGTTTTTTCTGCTAACAATGCTCATGTCTGATGATGCCTTTCCACAAATCCATTTTTTActctgggtgtgtgtgtgttatttggTAGGTCTCATAACACGTCTGAGACATCCTGTCACTCAAGCAGGCGGCTGCTCCCAGGAAATCGCTGGCCCCTCCCAAGGTAATAGAATAAAAGATAATGATAGATTGTTGCTACTGTGCTTATTACTACTGCTACAATAAATCTTGTTACTGATGCTTTTGCTGCCCTCTACTGGTGTTAAGCTCTCAGTTGGTCCTGATGGCTCACtgttgtaaaaaatgtaatgtattttttacatgtcATTGAGTgactattacaacattgtcaGACACTATATATAAACTGGGCTCATTCAGCATATCATGTATGAACGCAGTGTGAAGGAAACAGTATAtagtgcatatacagtatatatatattttgtgctGGACAAAACCATTCTCTAAAATGATTTATTGCCCAACAGATGAGTGGGAGGTGGGTCCCGAAGAGCTGGACTTTGGTCTAGAATTAGGCAGTGGACAGTTTGGGTTGGTGCTGGAAGGGACATGGAGGGAGAAGAAGGTCGCACTGAAAATGATAAGAGAAGAGTGCATGTCAAATGAGGAATTTAAAGAAGAAGCAAGAGTCATGATGTAAGTGAGAGTCTTGACTAGCTTGTTGAGCTAACAATcaggtaataatttataattgatTATGTGTTATCAGGAGATTGCACCACTCAAAGCTGGTTCAGCTTTATGGTGTATGCACCCAGCGTTCTCCTATGTGTTTGGTGTTGGAGTTCATGGAGAATGGTTGTCTGTCAGACTACCTGCGAACCAATAAAGGGACTTTATCCCAGGATGCAATGTCGGAGATGTGTCTGGATGTCAGTGAAGGGATGGCCTACCTGGAGATGTCAAACTTCATCCACAGGGATCTGGTAAAACGATGCCATCGGTCCATCCATCAACcttctatactgcttgtccaCATTAAGGTCCTTAACCTGCTCTCTTCTGCATTGTAGGCTGCCAGGAATTGCTTAGTTTCAAAGAACAACGTGGTGAAATTGTCAGATTTTGGCATGACCAGGTGGGGGAGTTACCAAAATTCCCTTTGTTACCATAAAACATGATGTTTTCTTGCTTGTGTGATGTATCTCTATACTGTATTGTAGATATGTTCTTGATGATCAGTACACGAGTTCCCTGTGTTCCAAGTTCCCCGTCAAGTGGTCAGCACCAGAGGTTATCAAATATTGCAAGTTCAGCAGCAAGTCTGATGTCTGGTCCTTTGGTAGGAGCTTTTTGACTTCATAGTGTAAAAGATTACGAGATTTTAAACAGGAGGCACAAATGCACTGTAGTTATACTGTATTTCAGAAAACTGCTAGAGTACATATTTTCCAAATGACATAACCATTTAGGAGTTTGTTTACCCCTTCAGGTGTTCTCATGTGGGAAGTGTATACAGAGGGCCGTCTTCCTTATGAGAACCGCACCAACTCTGAGGTGGTGGAGTCCCTGAATGCTGGCATGAGGCTGCTAAAGCCCAAGTTGGCACCAGAGGCTGTGTATTTGCTCATGGAGTGGTGCTGGAAGGAGGTGGGCACAAGAATCTAATGTGTGCTACAGGAGACATAAAAATAACGTTCTTTTCCTCACGTTTTCAATCTTAGAAACCAGTGGATCGTCCGTCCTTTGCTCTGTTGGTGCACGAGCTTTCTTCACTCTCCTCATACTTGTGAGACAAGACAATGGTAGTGGGTGCTAAATTGTAATAACAGggctgtatttattttatttattgcatcACTGTCATTTGTTTCATGTACTATATTATTGATGTTTCACACAATCACCCCTGGTAACATAGCCACCTCTGAGTTTTGCACTTTATTTCTTTCATTCCCCTGTAGTTACACAGTTACACAGTCTATTTCATGCACAAGACTGTTTAATGAATATGCCTGCACAAGCTTATGCAATCAAAGCACTGCACAAATATTATTGACCAAATCAACTGTGGTATGTGCAGAGTGACAATGCCATACTGAAGTTGTAACAACAACATATTATGAAGCTATTCGTGAGTGAGCGTTAACAGTTTGCACCAGatctaaaaaaaagtgtgatggtGTCAGTTTATTAGTGGTGGGCTACCACAAATAAATTAATGCATGGACCTGTAAGTATATGGCTTAACTAAGGACCATATTTGGTTGCTTGCAACTATAAAAGTTCCATATGAATCAGATTATACAAGGTAGCAATGATTCTACATTGATGTCTATAAAGAACATATGGAGAAAAAACCTTGTCATATTATGCAATTTCTCTATATTGTAGGAAAAACcctatttaaaataaaattacaggaaaaaacatacaaatccaCAGTGTTTGCATTGCTTTTGTATAatattatttctacaatgtgccgcaaatggccccgAGCCTTGACTTTGGACACACTTGCCTTAGCTAATTCATTATTTTGGTCCTACCAGCACACTACTATCTTTTGGAATTACAAACAGTAACATGCACGTAGCATCACCTTACAATTAACAGAATAGATcatttaaacatatttagatgTATTCAGACTTTGTATTGATCAAGAATGGTTCATCAATAAAAAGACCATAACTAACATCGAGttatcatcatcaccatcatcatcacgtaCACTCCACTGTgactgtccctttaagaaacTGCACTTGCAGCCATTTTCTGCTCTTTGTGTGTGGGGTGGATTAACGCTGGTTATACATACTGGGGCGAAACTAGAGCATCAGTCGGCTCACAAGACGAGTGAAAAGACGGAGAAGTGGTTGGAACGGCGTCACACCGTCCGCCCGCCACCTCATATCGTCAGACGGACATGAGATTTGCAGGTACGTTGGCGACTTGGCGAAGATGAACGGGGCTCGATTGGTGATGTGAGCTGGGTAGTGATGATGGCTGGAGAGCTCCTTTTTCCGCCTCACTTCCTCCGTGCACAGTGCATCATTCACGGTGTGTGTTTAGATGCTGACTACATCAAAGGTGCATGGGCGTTGCTGAAAGACACCGGATTGAGTGAGCCGGTTATTTCCACACACCAGCAGGATTCCCGTTAGCTTCCACGGGCACCGTAGCTCCCGTTGTGGTGAGATGGGTGGGGTGAGTATAGCGTAGCAAGTGCACCGATGAGTGATGGAGGCTagacgtttttattttttcaattcccGAACGGAGGAAAAGGGGCTAATCTGGCGGTGGTTCTGAAGAAATTCGATGCTTGAGTCCATATTTGCACGAGTAGCCTAAGCATGGATGTGCAAGCGAGCGAGGTGTCAACTTTGGGAGGCTGCATTGCTCTCATGGCGACACGCCTGCAGGCCTGTGACTGATGCTCGGATGGCACGTTCACCTACTTCCGCTTCATGTCCAAACACCCAATTTTCAGTGACGCCTTGATGGAACTACCGTGTCCTCTTGTGCATGGGAAGGCTTCAGCCATCATTGCaggcatttggtttattttaatttggctCCTCACCCTTAACAGTGATGTCATGATTTGTAGCCAGGCTGCTTCACCAAATGTTTCCCCATAGACATTGCGTTTTACTCAAAAGcgtaattgattaattgattaggAATCCCAAAAGTGATTATGCTTCAAAGGAAGTGGATGTTTGTTTGAAGctggaatgttttattacttataggtgttatttttttaagatctTTGCATTCAATTTTATTGAAAATCCTCACAATAATTTTGTGCATATGCATGTTTGGttcaagatgtttttttttaaactataaaGGACAGAAATCCGATTTTGCAAGTATTGTGGCTGCAGTGTACTGAGAGGTGTAGGTAATATTTTGCTCATCATGTCGccatgaaaatagaaaatattaatGTAATGCAAAATGGAGTACactccttatgtgaaacatggacacatatttttctgtgcattataacataagaaaacatgttaatttgagctagcttacaatgctgtcattgggatacacctatttagaCTATGGATCCTTCTAAAAagaaaaacctctaacaactttgcattgtttgatatacacgctctgatcatgcattaacatgtacactgatgataacatgtagtaATTGCAGTGTCTTGCTttgttttgatgatttaaaacactattgagaaacatacttatgctagttctgtcaaaaCAACAGCGGCGATAACACTTACGAtctccgctctcattgggatggctgcaCGTAATGTTACGTAAAAGTAATGCCGTATTTCAGAAAAAGGGCATCctaccaacaataaaatgtggatatggtggtggtagtgtgatgatctggggctgttttgctcccggaagacttgctgtggtaaatggaaccatgaattctgctgtctaccaaacactcctgaaggagaatgtccggccaacTATTTGTGACTTCAAGCTGAAACTAACTGgtgttctgcagcaggacaatgatctaAAATACACCAACATGTTTACCTCCATTCACCTCTGTGAAAAGCTTCATTTCCCACACCTACAAATGAAACAATTCATTCAACTGTTAACCTCAAAACTCAGTCTTGACAGATGTCAATCGCAGCAATGTCATTTGTATGCCAAAATAACTTTTCAATGTTCTATGCATGCCACATAATTAGCATTTTACTAGTGTTGTTTGATAGGGATGCTAACTGCAGTGAATCTTTAATGAATGGAAGTTGTTTTGACCCTGCTCTGCTTGTCAAACATGGTGTGGTGTACATTGTTGTTGGTCTAAAAGGAAAACCCATCA from Doryrhamphus excisus isolate RoL2022-K1 chromosome 23, RoL_Dexc_1.0, whole genome shotgun sequence carries:
- the itk gene encoding tyrosine-protein kinase ITK/TSK; amino-acid sequence: MWFTECSNRKPHFILYLSLCPCSTQCFNIVVTVTMFPRVILNGTMIKKSQQKKITSPCNYKERFFVLDTEALKYSECRPGKKSILKGCIKLCSIKCVETVFSDLPIPCTFKYPFQVFHDHHFLYIFAPDNDCRLRWVKAIKEETKNNKLVEKYHPQFWMDGKWRCCQQSNKLAKGCHVYDPLGYASKRPLPGIPGAEVGLQDALQKMVIALQNYTPFRDKELALQKDKEYILIDSSNPEWWNVQDEKGSTGLVPSTHVTEKSEKNFEGFEWYSKNITRGEAEDILFKQAKEGAFMVRNSRQTGVYTVSVFTKAPGSNGEKNPCVKHYQIRQTEEGDRSFYLAEKYLFRTIPELIYYHQHNAAGLITRLRHPVTQAGGCSQEIAGPSQDEWEVGPEELDFGLELGSGQFGLVLEGTWREKKVALKMIREECMSNEEFKEEARVMMRLHHSKLVQLYGVCTQRSPMCLVLEFMENGCLSDYLRTNKGTLSQDAMSEMCLDVSEGMAYLEMSNFIHRDLAARNCLVSKNNVVKLSDFGMTRYVLDDQYTSSLCSKFPVKWSAPEVIKYCKFSSKSDVWSFGVLMWEVYTEGRLPYENRTNSEVVESLNAGMRLLKPKLAPEAVYLLMEWCWKEKPVDRPSFALLVHELSSLSSYL